A window of Apium graveolens cultivar Ventura chromosome 8, ASM990537v1, whole genome shotgun sequence contains these coding sequences:
- the LOC141680056 gene encoding uncharacterized protein LOC141680056, with amino-acid sequence MFEKEGFIGVGCVVRDVDGGFIGARNHRVPVSMQHRETEAVSLKEALSWIKQTGYMYCIFETDAKLIADACKELKGIAYFHTIVSDCLKLFKHFENVLFDFVSRSANGVTHKLARATHFMLGIHESFYTALEFVRDILLIDFI; translated from the coding sequence ATGTTCGAAAAGGAGGGGTTTATAGGAGTTGGTTGTGTAGTAAGAGATGTAGATGGTGGGTTTATTGGAGCAAGGAACCATAGGGTGCCAGTGAGCATGCAACATCGCGAAACGGAGGCTGTGAGCTTGAAAGAAGCTTTGTCGTGGATAAAGCAGACGGGTTACATGTACTGTATTTTCGAAACTGATGCGAAGCTGATTGCAGATGCTTGTAAAGAGTTAAAGGGAATAGCTTATTTTCATACTATTGTATCTGATTGTCTTAAGTTATTTAAGCACTTTGAAAATGTGCTATTTGATTTTGTGAGTAGGTCTGCTAATGGGGTTACTCATAAATTAGCGCGGGCAACACATTTTATGTTAGGCATACATGAGTCATTTTATACTGCTCTGGAGTTTGTTCGTGATATTTTGTTGATTGATTTTATTTAA